The following are from one region of the Cataglyphis hispanica isolate Lineage 1 chromosome 16, ULB_Chis1_1.0, whole genome shotgun sequence genome:
- the LOC126855428 gene encoding dual oxidase 2-like isoform X1 has product MYLIFNLFIIAIHYSLIAAQTIIQQSSPDPKYFKKPDKKSVDKTFGEDLTDWLFTGCWGENNHQSSRCFQYHNGIEYPSYDGWYNNIGRPELGAVDTPLLRRLPAAYEDGVYKPSGSNRPEPLEISEKLLSGEIGSKSRTGRNALLVFFGQQVVEEILDAQRAMCPPEYINIKIPENHRYRTKPGHTEMPVLRTRYDHRTGHSPNNPRQQLNEITPFLDGGLIYGTSKAWSDVLRTNSSGILQADGQLASSYFGLYPDYNTVRLPMANPPPPIHHHQYISRHYSESVTRYFKLGNPRGNENPFLLTFGIIWFRWHNFVAFHIKRHNPNWSSDKIYNEARKWVIATQQHIVVNEWLPSWLGNRLPAYKGYNPNIDPQIEQFFQSAAFRFGHTLVPPGVYLRNYGRNNCSLEPHPIRTCNNYWMSQNSLYANLTRIKDVIDVEKLLMGMAIQLCEEEDHKIVEDLRGSLFGPLEFSRRDLMALNIQRGRDHGVPDYNSARRAYGLPEIKNISHFNRIDQAIQDEFLRLYNNSFNNVDIWVGGILETGDGPGELFQSIISDQFQRIRDGDRFWYQNFNNKLFTYEEVRRLEQLSFYDILMCTTKMDWNDIPKNPFRVPVAVDDIHPNCINNKIVKEGNCTTGSCFHADQINKYTIESCTEPGTYDFFSNSSVSFILTFLGVSIFFCGIITLIVFKIQFKNKGPMREIVKKIDHSDNIDIIHTASEWQEPKTALRCVILMLNIRKKQLEVKNQLGHLIRAIDIPTNSNVMIYCASDSHYILIRVHHSYDLVLKFDSDFLKSTFIKAFERFISDIATSGNVCSMQIMTNTTYAALLKQAITKKHRQKKLEMFFRVVFAQAFHIAHTEEEILQIDSSVAREVIYTELTIIEFAEALSMKPDAEFVKKIFNLVDKDKNGFISFREFVDMLVIFLKGSAEEKMKLMFDMYDINGIGRLKREEFSAMLRSFMETSNADIMDDELEALVQSMMYHADLADKETINLQDFQKILSDFNDKFNYAELEFNVPADGKSNRKLHAGVKTVRSTFIGEVQKTVESLYADPSELQYRIEGKTKSEQNAKEKKSNSEIIDKNEKIVEELKKHSDNYWYPIMKYLANKRLQIFWACLYTLFLLGIFAERVYYYSIQREHSGLRRILGYGLTITRGAASAMMFAYSTLLIMMCHNTITVLRTTVLQFYIPFDSAIEMHKYIACWALVFTVLHIIGHGFNFYHISTQTADDLTCLFRNYFHATHELPKFHYWCWGTITGVTGIFLTIVTGLIFVCSLSMVRKSFYNWFSLIHSLYPVFYILMILHGSGRLVQEPYFHYFFLGPVILFILDKVVTVTRITIEIPILKAEILPSGVTCIIFPKPLNFQYKSGQWIRIACPALQTNEYHPFTLSSAPHETTLSIHVRAVGPWTRNIREKLELYTMSNKTLPMIHMDGPYGEGHQDWDKYEVAIMVGGGIGVTPFASILKDIVFKSNYNSYFGCKKVYFVWVTRTQKQFEWMVDILRELEKADINNTVSIHIFVTQFYQKFDLRTILLYICERHFQKISNKSLFTGLKAVTHFGRPKFSQFFLSIQKLHPTTNKIGVFSCGTPAMTQAVATACKAINLTEINDTLFQHHYKSF; this is encoded by the exons atgtatttaatatttaatttattcattatcgcaattcattattcattaattgctGCACAGACTATAATACAACAATCCTCGCCAGATCCGAAAT ATTTCAAAAAGCCGGATAAAAAATCAGTTGATAAAACATTCGGTGAGGACTTAACAGATTGGTTATTTACTGGATGTTGGGGAGAAAATAATCATCAATCGAGTAGATGCTTCCAATATCACAATGGAATCGAATATCCCAGTTACGATGGATGGTACAATAACATTGGAAGACCAGAACTAGGTGCAGTTGACACTCCATTACTAAGGAGACTGCCAGCCGCTTATGAAGATGGAGTATACAAGCCTTCAGGTTCTAATAGACCAGAACCATTAGAAATAAGTGAGAAGCTGTTAAGCGGAGAAATTGGATCAAAATCAAGAACAGGAAGAAACGCTTTACTTGTATTTTTCG gtCAGCAAGTGGTGGAGGAAATTTTAGATGCTCAGAGGGCGATGTGTCCACCTGAATATATCAACATAAAGATTCCGGAAAATCATCGATATAGAACTAAACCAGGACATACGGAAATGCCAGTTTTACGCACGCGATACGATCATCGCACCGGTCATTCGCCAAACAATCCTCGTCAACAG CTAAATGAAATTACGCCATTCTTAGACGGTGGATTAATTTACGGTACATCTAAAGCATGGTCTGACGTTTTAAGGACAAATAGCAGTGGAATATTGCAGGCGGATGGTCAACTCGCATCATCGTACTTTGGTTTATATCCCGATTATAATACTGTCCGATTACCGATGGCTAATCCACCGCCACCTattcatcatcatcaatacATTTCACGACACTATAGCGAGAGCGTTACTAGATATTTCA AATTGGGAAATCCGCGAGGGAATGAAAATCCGTTCCTGCTGACTTTTGGTATAATATGGTTCAGATGGCACAATTTCGTAGCATTTCATATTAAACGTCACAATCCAAATTGGTCAAGCGATAAGATTTACAACGAGGCTCGTAAATGGGTGATAGCGACCCAGCAGCACATTGTCGTTAACGAATGGTTGCCGTCGTGGTTGGGAAATAGACTTCCTGCATATAagg gTTACAACCCCAATATCGATCCGCAGATAGAGCAATTTTTCCAATCGGCCGCTTTTCGCTTCGGACACACTTTGGTTCCACCAG GTGTATATTTGCGCAACTATGGGAGGAATAATTGTTCCTTGGAACCACATCCAATTAGAacgtgcaataattattggatGTCACAg AATTCTCTCTATGCAAATTTAACAAGAATAAAGGATGTCATTGATgtagagaaattattaatgggAATGGCTATTCAATTATGCGAAGAGGAGGATCACAAGATCGTTGAAGATTTGCGAGGTAGTTTATTCGGGCCACTGGAATTCTCAAGAAGAGACTTAATGGCACTTAATATTCAGAGGGGACGTGATCACGGAGTACCTGATTACAACAGCGCTCGTCGTGCGTACGGTCTACcggagattaaaaatatatctcattttaaCCGCATAGATCAAGCG attcaaGATGAATTTCTCAGACTATACAATAACTCGTTCAATAATGTGGATATCTGGGTAGGTGGAATATTAGAAACTGGCGATGGACCCGGAGAACTATTTCAAAGTATTATCAGTGATCAATTTCAACGAATACGCGACGGTGATAGGTTTTGGTACcagaatttcaataataa ACTTTTCACTTACGAAGAAGTTCGAAGATTAGAACAGTtatcattttatgatatactGATGTGTACCACTAAGATGGACTGGAACGATATTCCAAAGAATCCTTTTAGAGTTCCTGTAGCAG TGGATGATATACATCccaattgtattaataataaaattgttaaagaaGGCAACTGCACAACTGGTTCTTGTTTTCATGccgatcaaataaataaatatacaatcgaAAGTTGCACAGAACCTGGgacttatgattttttttccaatagcAGTGTATCCTTCATTCTTACATTTTTAGgtgtatcaatatttttctgcg GTATCATTACATTAATAGTCTTTAAGATACAATTTAAGAATAAAGGACCAATGCgagaaattgttaaaaaaatagaccATAGTGATAATATCGACATTATACATACTG CTAGTGAATGGCAAGAGCCAAAAACTGCACTTAGATGTGTAATATTAATGCTAAACATCAGAAAAAAGCAACTGGAAGTGAAAAATCAATTGGGACATTTGATACGTGCAATCGACATTCCAACTAATAGCAATGTCatg ATTTATTGCGCGTCTGATAGtcactatattttaatccGTGTACATCATAGTTATGATTTAGTATTGAAGTTTGATTCCGATTTTTTGAAAAGCACATTTATAAAAGCATTCGAAAGATTTATATCAGATATTGCAACATCCGGAAATGTTTGTTCAATGCAAATTATGACTAATACCACATATGCAGCGTTACTCAAGCAAGCAATAACTAAAAAGCATCGTCAAAAGAAATTGGAAATGTTTTTCCGCGTTGTATTCGCACAG GCATTCCATATTGCACATACAGAAGAAGAAATTCTACAAATAGATTCGTCAGTTGCAAGAGAAGTGATTTATACCGAGCTAACTATCATAGAATTCGCGGAAGCTCTGAGTATGAAGCCGGATGCGGAATTCGTAAAAAAg atatttaatttagtggATAAAGATAAGAACGGTTTTATATCATTTCGAGAGTTTGTTGACATGTTGGTGATATTTCTAAAGGGCTCTgcagaagaaaaaatgaagCTAATGTTTGATATGTATGACATCAATGGTATAGGAAGACTTAAAAGAGAAGAGTTCTCAGCTATGTTgag ATCATTTATGGAAACTAGCAATGCCGATATAATGGACGATGAGTTGGAAGCTCTGGTGCAATCCATGATGTATCACGCCGATTTGGCGGACAAGGAAACTATAAATTTACAGGATTTTCAGAAAATACTAAGCgactttaatgataaatttaattatgcagaACTGGAGTTCAATGTACCTGCGGATGGAAAAAGCAACAGAAAACTTCACGCAGGTGTGAAAACTGTTAGATCAACATTCATCGGCGAAGTACAAAAGACGGTAGAAAGTCTATATGCCGATCCAAGCGAATTACAATATAGAATCGAGGGAAAAACGAAAAGTGAACAAAatgcgaaagagaaaaaaagtaatagcGAAATTATTGACAAGAACGAGAAAATTGTCGAAGAACTCAAGAAACATTCAGACAATTATTGGTATCCtataatgaaatatctcgCTAACAAACGATTACAAATATTCTGGGCGTGTTTATACACTCTGTTTCTGCTTGGGATTTTCGCAGAACGAGTATATT ATTACTCTATACAACGAGAACATTCTGGTTTGAGACGAATATTAGGCTATGGTCTTACTATAACGAGAGGTGCGGCATCGGCTATGATGTTTGCTTATtccacattattaattatgatgtgCCATAACACCATCACTGTTCTGAGAACTAcggttttgcaattttatattcctttCGATTCAGCGATagaaatgcataaatatatcgcTTGTTGGGCATTAGTCTTTACTG tattacatataattggacacggctttaatttttatcatatatcaaCGCAAACTGCTGATGATCTGACGTGTTTATTCCGCAATTATTTCCACGC AACGCATGAGCTACCAAAGTTCCATTATTGGTGTTGGGGTACAATAACAGGTGTAAcaggaatatttttaactattgTAACTGGATTAATATTTGTGTGCTCTTTGTCGATGGTACGCAAGTCATTCTATAATTGGTTCTCTCTTATACACTCTTTATATCCAGTTTTCTACATACTGATGATCTTACATGGCAGTGGAAGATTAGTACaa gaaccatattttcattatttcttcttgGGAccagttattttatttattctcgatAAAGTCGTAACTGTGACTAGAATAACGATAGAGATACCAATACTCAAAGCAGAAATTCTGCCATCAG GTgtaacatgtataatatttccaaaacctttaaattttcaatataaatctgGTCAGTGGATTAGAATAGCATGTCCAGCATTACAGACAAATGAATATCATCCATTTACTTTATCATCTGCGCCACATGAAACGACTTTAAGTATACATGTACGAGCAGTTGGACCATGGACTAGGAATATTAGAGAGAAATTAGAATTGTATACAATGTCTAATAAAACTTTACCAATG ATTCACATGGATGGTCCATATGGGGAAGGTCATCAAGACTGGGATAAATATGAAGTGGCAATCATGGTTGGCGGAGGTATAGGTGTGACACCTTTTGCGTCAATACTCAAAGacattgtttttaaatcaaacTATAATTCATACTTTGGATGCAAAAAG GTATATTTTGTTTGGGTGACAAGAACACAAAAACAATTTGAATGGATGGTCGACATATTAAGGGAGCTTGAAAAAGCAGATATCAATAACACAGTat
- the LOC126855428 gene encoding dual oxidase 2-like isoform X2, protein MYLIFNLFIIAIHYSLIAAQTIIQQSSPDPKYFKKPDKKSVDKTFGEDLTDWLFTGCWGENNHQSSRCFQYHNGIEYPSYDGWYNNIGRPELGAVDTPLLRRLPAAYEDGVYKPSGSNRPEPLEISEKLLSGEIGSKSRTGRNALLVFFGQQVVEEILDAQRAMCPPEYINIKIPENHRYRTKPGHTEMPVLRTRYDHRTGHSPNNPRQQLNEITPFLDGGLIYGTSKAWSDVLRTNSSGILQADGQLASSYFGLYPDYNTVRLPMANPPPPIHHHQYISRHYSESVTRYFKLGNPRGNENPFLLTFGIIWFRWHNFVAFHIKRHNPNWSSDKIYNEARKWVIATQQHIVVNEWLPSWLGNRLPAYKGYNPNIDPQIEQFFQSAAFRFGHTLVPPGVYLRNYGRNNCSLEPHPIRTCNNYWMSQNSLYANLTRIKDVIDVEKLLMGMAIQLCEEEDHKIVEDLRGSLFGPLEFSRRDLMALNIQRGRDHGVPDYNSARRAYGLPEIKNISHFNRIDQAIQDEFLRLYNNSFNNVDIWVGGILETGDGPGELFQSIISDQFQRIRDGDRFWYQNFNNKLFTYEEVRRLEQLSFYDILMCTTKMDWNDIPKNPFRVPVAVDDIHPNCINNKIVKEGNCTTGSCFHADQINKYTIESCTEPGTYDFFSNSSVSFILTFLGVSIFFCGIITLIVFKIQFKNKGPMREIVKKIDHSDNIDIIHTASEWQEPKTALRCVILMLNIRKKQLEVKNQLGHLIRAIDIPTNSNVMIYCASDSHYILIRVHHSYDLVLKFDSDFLKSTFIKAFERFISDIATSGNVCSMQIMTNTTYAALLKQAITKKHRQKKLEMFFRVVFAQAFHIAHTEEEILQIDSSVAREVIYTELTIIEFAEALSMKPDAEFVKKIFNLVDKDKNGFISFREFVDMLVIFLKGSAEEKMKLMFDMYDINGIGRLKREEFSAMLRSFMETSNADIMDDELEALVQSMMYHADLADKETINLQDFQKILSDFNDKFNYAELEFNVPADGKSNRKLHAGVKTVRSTFIGEVQKTVESLYADPSELQYRIEGKTKSEQNAKEKKSNSEIIDKNEKIVEELKKHSDNYWYPIMKYLANKRLQIFWACLYTLFLLGIFAERVYYYSIQREHSGLRRILGYGLTITRGAASAMMFAYSTLLIMMCHNTITVLRTTVLQFYIPFDSAIEMHKYIACWALVFTVLHIIGHGFNFYHISTQTADDLTCLFRNYFHATHELPKFHYWCWGTITGVTGIFLTIVTGLIFVCSLSMVRKSFYNWFSLIHSLYPVFYILMILHGSGRLVQEPYFHYFFLGPVILFILDKVVTVTRITIEIPILKAEILPSALQTNEYHPFTLSSAPHETTLSIHVRAVGPWTRNIREKLELYTMSNKTLPMIHMDGPYGEGHQDWDKYEVAIMVGGGIGVTPFASILKDIVFKSNYNSYFGCKKVYFVWVTRTQKQFEWMVDILRELEKADINNTVSIHIFVTQFYQKFDLRTILLYICERHFQKISNKSLFTGLKAVTHFGRPKFSQFFLSIQKLHPTTNKIGVFSCGTPAMTQAVATACKAINLTEINDTLFQHHYKSF, encoded by the exons atgtatttaatatttaatttattcattatcgcaattcattattcattaattgctGCACAGACTATAATACAACAATCCTCGCCAGATCCGAAAT ATTTCAAAAAGCCGGATAAAAAATCAGTTGATAAAACATTCGGTGAGGACTTAACAGATTGGTTATTTACTGGATGTTGGGGAGAAAATAATCATCAATCGAGTAGATGCTTCCAATATCACAATGGAATCGAATATCCCAGTTACGATGGATGGTACAATAACATTGGAAGACCAGAACTAGGTGCAGTTGACACTCCATTACTAAGGAGACTGCCAGCCGCTTATGAAGATGGAGTATACAAGCCTTCAGGTTCTAATAGACCAGAACCATTAGAAATAAGTGAGAAGCTGTTAAGCGGAGAAATTGGATCAAAATCAAGAACAGGAAGAAACGCTTTACTTGTATTTTTCG gtCAGCAAGTGGTGGAGGAAATTTTAGATGCTCAGAGGGCGATGTGTCCACCTGAATATATCAACATAAAGATTCCGGAAAATCATCGATATAGAACTAAACCAGGACATACGGAAATGCCAGTTTTACGCACGCGATACGATCATCGCACCGGTCATTCGCCAAACAATCCTCGTCAACAG CTAAATGAAATTACGCCATTCTTAGACGGTGGATTAATTTACGGTACATCTAAAGCATGGTCTGACGTTTTAAGGACAAATAGCAGTGGAATATTGCAGGCGGATGGTCAACTCGCATCATCGTACTTTGGTTTATATCCCGATTATAATACTGTCCGATTACCGATGGCTAATCCACCGCCACCTattcatcatcatcaatacATTTCACGACACTATAGCGAGAGCGTTACTAGATATTTCA AATTGGGAAATCCGCGAGGGAATGAAAATCCGTTCCTGCTGACTTTTGGTATAATATGGTTCAGATGGCACAATTTCGTAGCATTTCATATTAAACGTCACAATCCAAATTGGTCAAGCGATAAGATTTACAACGAGGCTCGTAAATGGGTGATAGCGACCCAGCAGCACATTGTCGTTAACGAATGGTTGCCGTCGTGGTTGGGAAATAGACTTCCTGCATATAagg gTTACAACCCCAATATCGATCCGCAGATAGAGCAATTTTTCCAATCGGCCGCTTTTCGCTTCGGACACACTTTGGTTCCACCAG GTGTATATTTGCGCAACTATGGGAGGAATAATTGTTCCTTGGAACCACATCCAATTAGAacgtgcaataattattggatGTCACAg AATTCTCTCTATGCAAATTTAACAAGAATAAAGGATGTCATTGATgtagagaaattattaatgggAATGGCTATTCAATTATGCGAAGAGGAGGATCACAAGATCGTTGAAGATTTGCGAGGTAGTTTATTCGGGCCACTGGAATTCTCAAGAAGAGACTTAATGGCACTTAATATTCAGAGGGGACGTGATCACGGAGTACCTGATTACAACAGCGCTCGTCGTGCGTACGGTCTACcggagattaaaaatatatctcattttaaCCGCATAGATCAAGCG attcaaGATGAATTTCTCAGACTATACAATAACTCGTTCAATAATGTGGATATCTGGGTAGGTGGAATATTAGAAACTGGCGATGGACCCGGAGAACTATTTCAAAGTATTATCAGTGATCAATTTCAACGAATACGCGACGGTGATAGGTTTTGGTACcagaatttcaataataa ACTTTTCACTTACGAAGAAGTTCGAAGATTAGAACAGTtatcattttatgatatactGATGTGTACCACTAAGATGGACTGGAACGATATTCCAAAGAATCCTTTTAGAGTTCCTGTAGCAG TGGATGATATACATCccaattgtattaataataaaattgttaaagaaGGCAACTGCACAACTGGTTCTTGTTTTCATGccgatcaaataaataaatatacaatcgaAAGTTGCACAGAACCTGGgacttatgattttttttccaatagcAGTGTATCCTTCATTCTTACATTTTTAGgtgtatcaatatttttctgcg GTATCATTACATTAATAGTCTTTAAGATACAATTTAAGAATAAAGGACCAATGCgagaaattgttaaaaaaatagaccATAGTGATAATATCGACATTATACATACTG CTAGTGAATGGCAAGAGCCAAAAACTGCACTTAGATGTGTAATATTAATGCTAAACATCAGAAAAAAGCAACTGGAAGTGAAAAATCAATTGGGACATTTGATACGTGCAATCGACATTCCAACTAATAGCAATGTCatg ATTTATTGCGCGTCTGATAGtcactatattttaatccGTGTACATCATAGTTATGATTTAGTATTGAAGTTTGATTCCGATTTTTTGAAAAGCACATTTATAAAAGCATTCGAAAGATTTATATCAGATATTGCAACATCCGGAAATGTTTGTTCAATGCAAATTATGACTAATACCACATATGCAGCGTTACTCAAGCAAGCAATAACTAAAAAGCATCGTCAAAAGAAATTGGAAATGTTTTTCCGCGTTGTATTCGCACAG GCATTCCATATTGCACATACAGAAGAAGAAATTCTACAAATAGATTCGTCAGTTGCAAGAGAAGTGATTTATACCGAGCTAACTATCATAGAATTCGCGGAAGCTCTGAGTATGAAGCCGGATGCGGAATTCGTAAAAAAg atatttaatttagtggATAAAGATAAGAACGGTTTTATATCATTTCGAGAGTTTGTTGACATGTTGGTGATATTTCTAAAGGGCTCTgcagaagaaaaaatgaagCTAATGTTTGATATGTATGACATCAATGGTATAGGAAGACTTAAAAGAGAAGAGTTCTCAGCTATGTTgag ATCATTTATGGAAACTAGCAATGCCGATATAATGGACGATGAGTTGGAAGCTCTGGTGCAATCCATGATGTATCACGCCGATTTGGCGGACAAGGAAACTATAAATTTACAGGATTTTCAGAAAATACTAAGCgactttaatgataaatttaattatgcagaACTGGAGTTCAATGTACCTGCGGATGGAAAAAGCAACAGAAAACTTCACGCAGGTGTGAAAACTGTTAGATCAACATTCATCGGCGAAGTACAAAAGACGGTAGAAAGTCTATATGCCGATCCAAGCGAATTACAATATAGAATCGAGGGAAAAACGAAAAGTGAACAAAatgcgaaagagaaaaaaagtaatagcGAAATTATTGACAAGAACGAGAAAATTGTCGAAGAACTCAAGAAACATTCAGACAATTATTGGTATCCtataatgaaatatctcgCTAACAAACGATTACAAATATTCTGGGCGTGTTTATACACTCTGTTTCTGCTTGGGATTTTCGCAGAACGAGTATATT ATTACTCTATACAACGAGAACATTCTGGTTTGAGACGAATATTAGGCTATGGTCTTACTATAACGAGAGGTGCGGCATCGGCTATGATGTTTGCTTATtccacattattaattatgatgtgCCATAACACCATCACTGTTCTGAGAACTAcggttttgcaattttatattcctttCGATTCAGCGATagaaatgcataaatatatcgcTTGTTGGGCATTAGTCTTTACTG tattacatataattggacacggctttaatttttatcatatatcaaCGCAAACTGCTGATGATCTGACGTGTTTATTCCGCAATTATTTCCACGC AACGCATGAGCTACCAAAGTTCCATTATTGGTGTTGGGGTACAATAACAGGTGTAAcaggaatatttttaactattgTAACTGGATTAATATTTGTGTGCTCTTTGTCGATGGTACGCAAGTCATTCTATAATTGGTTCTCTCTTATACACTCTTTATATCCAGTTTTCTACATACTGATGATCTTACATGGCAGTGGAAGATTAGTACaa gaaccatattttcattatttcttcttgGGAccagttattttatttattctcgatAAAGTCGTAACTGTGACTAGAATAACGATAGAGATACCAATACTCAAAGCAGAAATTCTGCCATCAG CATTACAGACAAATGAATATCATCCATTTACTTTATCATCTGCGCCACATGAAACGACTTTAAGTATACATGTACGAGCAGTTGGACCATGGACTAGGAATATTAGAGAGAAATTAGAATTGTATACAATGTCTAATAAAACTTTACCAATG ATTCACATGGATGGTCCATATGGGGAAGGTCATCAAGACTGGGATAAATATGAAGTGGCAATCATGGTTGGCGGAGGTATAGGTGTGACACCTTTTGCGTCAATACTCAAAGacattgtttttaaatcaaacTATAATTCATACTTTGGATGCAAAAAG GTATATTTTGTTTGGGTGACAAGAACACAAAAACAATTTGAATGGATGGTCGACATATTAAGGGAGCTTGAAAAAGCAGATATCAATAACACAGTat